The following coding sequences are from one Sporosarcina sp. ANT_H38 window:
- a CDS encoding recombinase family protein yields MGRLILRMLSAIAEFDRDMIVERLAEGKAIAKQNPDFREGRPKKFTKKQVTHALQLLETNSYTQVEEITGISKSTLIRAKREVTKGG; encoded by the coding sequence CAATGGGCAGATTAATTTTAAGAATGTTATCAGCCATTGCGGAATTTGACAGGGATATGATCGTTGAACGATTAGCAGAGGGGAAAGCCATTGCGAAGCAGAATCCTGATTTCCGTGAAGGTAGACCGAAAAAGTTCACTAAAAAACAAGTAACACACGCTTTACAGCTATTGGAAACGAATTCCTATACGCAAGTAGAAGAAATTACAGGGATTTCTAAAAGCACACTAATCCGTGCCAAAAGAGAAGTAACTAAAGGGGGGTAA